In Rhinopithecus roxellana isolate Shanxi Qingling chromosome 16, ASM756505v1, whole genome shotgun sequence, a single genomic region encodes these proteins:
- the TOR4A gene encoding torsin-4A: protein MDRGQPSLEPAAAAPQASGRCVIAPVRAVLRLRRPVCVLRKRRLLQLGGGPDVGTRVPRPGCSPPAPRRDLDQPQFFTFDGPAELPSRTPRKKRRRSRLVLYPETSRKYRPRVEHRSRAQCCLLLLVAIVGFQVLNAIENLDDNAQRYDLDGLEKALQRAVFGQPAAIARIVALMRDYLATHVHSRPLLLALHGPTGVGKSHVGRLLARHFRSVLEDSSLVLQYHARHHCPEGRAAQDCREELARRVADVVARAEAEEKTPLLVLDDVELLPRPLLDELHGFLQPQRSHHFHNAIYVLLSGAGGSEVTRFVLQNASRALPLPPDGIRSAEAAAAQVEEDLRASLWALLSREHPLWQAAAIVPFLLLDKRDVVSCFRDEMAGEGFFPDQARAEDLAAQLSFYRVAGHEFAVTGCKQVVATVNLL, encoded by the coding sequence ATGGACCGCGGCCAACCCAGCCTGGAGCCTGCTGCCGCGGCCCCCCAAGCCTCGGGCCGGTGCGTGATCGCGCCGGTGCGCGCCGTGCTCCGCCTGCGCCGCCCGGTGTGCGTCCTACGCAAGCGGCGCCTCCTGCAGCTGGGTGGGGGGCCCGACGTCGGGACCCGGGTGCCCAGGCCGGGCTGCAGCCCCCCGGCGCCGCGCAGGGACCTAGACCAGCCGCAGTTCTTCACCTTCGACGGCCCCGCGGAGCTGCCCTCCAGGACGCCACGCAAGAAGCGCCGGCGCAGCCGCCTGGTGCTTTACCCAGAGACCTCGCGCAAGTATCGGCCACGCGTGGAGCACAGGAGCCGCGCGCAGTGCTGCCTGCTGCTGCTGGTCGCCATCGTGGGCTTCCAAGTTCTCAACGCTATCGAGAACCTGGACGATAACGCGCAGCGCTATGACCTCGATGGACTGGAGAAGGCGCTGCAGCGCGCGGTGTTCGGCCAGCCCGCAGCCATAGCGCGCATCGTGGCGCTGATGCGGGACTACCTGGCCACGCACGTGCACAGTCGTCCGCTCCTCCTGGCGCTGCACGGGCCCACTGGCGTGGGCAAGAGCCACGTGGGCCGCCTGCTGGCGCGCCACTTCCGCTCGGTGTTGGAGGACAGCTCGCTCGTGCTGCAATACCACGCGCGGCACCACTGCCCCGAGGGGCGCGCCGCACAAGACTGCCGGGAGGAGCTGGCTCGGCGCGTGGCCGACGTGGTGGCGCGGGCCGAAGCGGAGGAGAAGACCCCACTCTTGGTGCTGGACGACGTGGAGCTCCTGCCGCGGCCGCTGCTGGACGAGCTGCACGGCTTCCTGCAGCCGCAGCGCTCCCACCACTTCCACAACGCCATCTACGTGCTCCTAAGTGGCGCGGGTGGCTCCGAGGTCACGCGCTTCGTGCTGCAGAATGCGTCACGCGCGCTGCCCCTGCCCCCCGACGGCATCCGCAGTGCTGAGGCCGCAGCGGCACAGGTGGAAGAGGACCTGCGCGCAAGCCTGTGGGCTCTGCTGTCCCGGGAGCATCCGCTGTGGCAGGCCGCGGCCATCGTGCCGTTTCTGCTGCTGGACAAGCGGGATGTGGTCAGCTGCTTCCGGGACGAGATGGCAGGCGAGGGTTTCTTTCCTGACCAGGCCCGGGCGGAGGACCTGGCCGCACAGCTCAGCTTCTACCGCGTAGCTGGCCACGAGTTTGCTGTCACTGGCTGCAAGCAGGTGGTGGCCACGGTGAACCTCCTGTAG